Below is a genomic region from Staphylococcus carnosus.
AGAAGCGGGACGAAGATGACGTCTTTGAAGCGGATAATTTGAATCAACTTCATAAAGAAAAATGTTCCTGCAATACTTAATAACATTGCAAATAAGAGTTTTATTAGAATGTGTGCATGCGGGAAAAATACGAGTGCAATTAAAATACCGAGTTTCGCCCACTCCATTGTTCCTGCAGTAGTAGGACTGACAAATTTATTCTGCATCATCTGCTGCATAATTAAACCTGCTAAAGCAAGCGAACTTCCAGAAATAATAATACTGACTGTTCGAGGAATACGACTTGAAAAAAGTATATTACGCTGTTCTGCTGAAAGATGAAAAATATCTGATAACCCGAGTTGGCTGACGCCTATAAATAAAGATAAGATGCTTAAGACAATAAAAATAAAGAATAGTACGGGTCCACGCATCAGCTGCCTGATAATCATAATTTGCTTGAGTCCTTTCTACTGTTGTGTTGAATATGATTACCCTCAACTGTTATGAAACTGATAATCATTATCACTTAATATCTATCGTATCATGGAAAAATTTTTTGGCAATAGCTTTTTAGATTTTCAATTTTTTCATTCATAAATTAAGATTAAATATGCAAAGTTTTATGTATTTTGCTTACCAAAATGTAAATAATCTCTAAATATAAAAAAGCGTTGAATCTAACTGTAATTCATTTCAGTCAGATCCAACGCTTTTCAGATTAATCTATATTATTTATTTTTCGTCATCAAAGATAAAGTCTTCATCTTGTAAAGCTTCAACATTTAAAGCTAATGTATAGCCATCACCTTTAACTGAGAAGAAGTCATGGTTTTTTGTAGAAGTATCTAGGGCATTTTCAATAATCGGATTGAATTCACGTTCTTCAAAGTATGGTTCAAATCCTAAGTTTGAAAGTGCTTTATTGCCATTATAACGTACATAATTCAATACATCTTCTGCTAAACCGATGTCATCGTAAAGTTTATGAGTATAAGATACTTCATTTTTGTATAACTCTTCTAAAAGTTTATACATATGTTGGTCAGCACGTTGTTTTTCATTTTCAGAAAGTTCGTTGCGTAAGTGCTGTGCATCTAAACCAGTAAACACACCATGAATAGACTCATCAAGTAAGATTTTACGGATAATTTCACCAGATGTTGTCATACGGCCTTGTCCAGCAAGGTATAAAGGATAGTAGAATCCAGAATAGAATAAGAATGTTTCTAAGAATACACTTGAAACACGTGCAATATATTGATCATAAACTGAAGCTTCCTTAGCCCAAAGTTTATGATAATTGCCGACAATCTTATCTGATTTAAACTTCAAATGCGGTTCTTCTAGAACCCATGTATCTAATAAATAGTTTGTTTCACTAGATGGTAGCAATGTTGTGAAAATATGAGAATAACTTTTAGCGTGAATTTGTTCCATCATTGCCATAAATGAATAAACTGCTTTTTTACGTAAATCTTTAGTATGAAGCATAATTAATGGCATACCATCATCAGCTTGGTGAGTATCTAATCCAGTTAATCCTGCTAATGCTTTTTTAAATGTATCTTGTTCTTCAGGTGTTAAAGTTTTCCAGCTTGCAATATCTTTAGAGACTTTAAATTCTGTTTCCACCCACATTTGGGAAATATTTTGTCTCCAAAACATATTTGTCATATCTTCTTGCGTGTTCCAATTGACAGCAATCATCAAAGTGCATTCTCCATTCTTCTATAAATTTTATTAGTTTCTCTTTATGTGCTTAAATATGGGACCATTTACACATCTACTGTCATCGTGCAAAGGTCCCGCTTTTACTATTAATACAACTTGTTCATATTTATATGATTAAATTGCGCAGCTTGTACACTCATCTACGCTCAATAACTTATTACGTGTATAATAAAGAGATTTTAATCCTTTATGATGCGCATAAACATATAGACGTGACAATTCACGTGTAGATATTTCTGAATTTACATATAGAATTGTTGAAATTCCTTGATCGACATGTTGTTGGATTGTTGCTACTAAATCAATTAAACGCATTTGATCTGTGTTAAATGCTGATTTGTAATACCACATTGTTTGCGGTGATAAGAATGGCATCGGATAAAATGTTTCTGAGTTGCCATAAGTACGGCGTTCAATTTGATCAACAATCGGCATAACTGAACTTGTTGCATTCTGAACGTAAGAAATACTTTGAGTTGGCGCAATCGCTAAGCGATATGCATGGTATAACCCATATTCTTTAACATCTTTTTCTAATGTTTTCCAATCTTCAGCTGTCGGAATTTCTAATCCTTCAAATAAAGATTTAACTTTTTCATATTCAGGAACAATGTCAGCTTGCGTATATTTTTCGAAATATTTTCCGCTTGCATAGTCTGATTTATCAAAGTCTTGATAAGCTTGGCCACGTTCTTTTGCAGTTTGCATTGAACGTTCAATTGAATAATAGTTCATTGTCATAAAGAATATATTCGCAAAATCTTTTGCTTCTTCAGACTCATAACCAATTTGATTTTTAGCAAGATAACCATGCAAATTCATAACACCAAGACCTACTGAGTGCAGCTCACTATTAGCTTTGCGCACACCCGGAGCATTTTGGATATTTGCTTCATCACTTACAACTGTTAAAGCATCCATACCAGTATGCACTGAATCTCTGAATTTACCGGATTCCATTACATTTACAATATTTAATGAACCTAAGTTACATGAAATATCACGTTTAATTTCATCTTCAATACCGTAATCATTAATAACTGATGTTTCTTGTAATTGGAAAATCTCAGTACATAAGTTACTCATTTTAATTTGACCGATATTAGAGTTAGCATGTACTTTGTTCGCATTATCTTTAAACATTAAATAAGGATAACCTGATTGCAATTGTGTTTGCGCAATTGTATTTAACATTTCACGTGCATCTTTTTTATGTTTTAAAATATTAGGGTTTTTAACCATATCATCGTAATATTTATCCAAATCAATATCATCCAATGTTACACCATATTCGTTATAAACAGTATGTGGTGCAAACATATAGAAGTCTTCACCGTTTTTAGCAAGTTCAAAGAATTTAGCAGGTACAATTAAACCAGTAGAGATTGTTGATAAACGGATATCTTCATCAGCATTAACCTTTTTAGTATCTAAGAATTCTTCAACATCATAATGGAAGATATTCAAATATACTGCACCAGCACCAGGTCTTTGACCAAGTTGATCTGCGTAACTGAATCCGCCTTCTAAAGACTTAGCTACCGGTAATACACCTTTGGCAACACCTTTGATACCTTTGATAGCTTCGCCGCGTGCACGAAGTTTTGATAGGTTGATTGCTACACCACCACCGATTTTACTCAACTGTTTTGCTGTTGAATCGATAAAGTTGATTGAATTCAAACTATCATCTACTTCTAATAAGAAACATGACACTAGTTCGCCTCGGCGGGCACGACCAGCATTTAAAAATGTTGGAGTAGCAGGTTGGTAACGCTGCTCAATCATAGATGAAATAAATTGGCGCGCTTGTTCTTTATCACCATCAGCTAAATAAAGTGATACGATAGTTACGTGTTGTGAATAATCTTCTAAATATTGTTTTTTATCATTTGTTTTAAGTGCATAGTCTTTGAAAAATTTACTTGCAGACATATAGCTGGCAAATTTGAAAGGAATACTACGTGCAAAATCTGTTAA
It encodes:
- the nrdF gene encoding class 1b ribonucleoside-diphosphate reductase subunit beta encodes the protein MIAVNWNTQEDMTNMFWRQNISQMWVETEFKVSKDIASWKTLTPEEQDTFKKALAGLTGLDTHQADDGMPLIMLHTKDLRKKAVYSFMAMMEQIHAKSYSHIFTTLLPSSETNYLLDTWVLEEPHLKFKSDKIVGNYHKLWAKEASVYDQYIARVSSVFLETFLFYSGFYYPLYLAGQGRMTTSGEIIRKILLDESIHGVFTGLDAQHLRNELSENEKQRADQHMYKLLEELYKNEVSYTHKLYDDIGLAEDVLNYVRYNGNKALSNLGFEPYFEEREFNPIIENALDTSTKNHDFFSVKGDGYTLALNVEALQDEDFIFDDEK
- the nrdE gene encoding class 1b ribonucleoside-diphosphate reductase subunit alpha encodes the protein MKTMNEKQYNHIELNNEVTKRKEDGFFSLEKDQEALAVYLEEIKDHTIYFDSEIERLHYLVDNDFYVDVFAQYSEEDLKELTDFARSIPFKFASYMSASKFFKDYALKTNDKKQYLEDYSQHVTIVSLYLADGDKEQARQFISSMIEQRYQPATPTFLNAGRARRGELVSCFLLEVDDSLNSINFIDSTAKQLSKIGGGVAINLSKLRARGEAIKGIKGVAKGVLPVAKSLEGGFSYADQLGQRPGAGAVYLNIFHYDVEEFLDTKKVNADEDIRLSTISTGLIVPAKFFELAKNGEDFYMFAPHTVYNEYGVTLDDIDLDKYYDDMVKNPNILKHKKDAREMLNTIAQTQLQSGYPYLMFKDNANKVHANSNIGQIKMSNLCTEIFQLQETSVINDYGIEDEIKRDISCNLGSLNIVNVMESGKFRDSVHTGMDALTVVSDEANIQNAPGVRKANSELHSVGLGVMNLHGYLAKNQIGYESEEAKDFANIFFMTMNYYSIERSMQTAKERGQAYQDFDKSDYASGKYFEKYTQADIVPEYEKVKSLFEGLEIPTAEDWKTLEKDVKEYGLYHAYRLAIAPTQSISYVQNATSSVMPIVDQIERRTYGNSETFYPMPFLSPQTMWYYKSAFNTDQMRLIDLVATIQQHVDQGISTILYVNSEISTRELSRLYVYAHHKGLKSLYYTRNKLLSVDECTSCAI